The genomic DNA ACTCAAGACAGCGAATCGGGCTGCCGTTAGTTGCGGATACACCGCATTCCAGCGGCAATGACGATTATCGATGCCTTTCGCGAAAGTAATTCCTGTGAACGGGTTGCCTGCTCAGCGACTACGAATTGTACTGGCCGCCTCTGAAGCGGTGCCATTTGCGAAGACTGGCGGGCTCGCGGACGTAACCGGCGCGCTGGCCGCTGCGCTTGATCGACTAGGGCACGATGTCGTACTCATTCTGCCCGATTACTTTGCCGTTCGTCAGGCGAATTCGCCACGGCTGCCTCACGTTTCCAGTACCGGACTCAAGTTTTCGATCACGATGAATGGGCGAGTGGTTGAGGGATCCGTGAACTGGACGATGCTGCCAGGCACCTCAGTGCGTGTTCTTCTCATTCGTCAGCCGGAGTACTTTGACCGACGGCAGTTGTATCAGGAGCATGGCCATGGCTATGTCGACAACTGCGAACGCTTCTGTTTCTTCAGTCGGGCCGTAATGGAAGTTTGCCAGCAAATGGTGCTTCGGCCGGATGTCATTCACTGCAATGACTGGCAGACCGGAATCATTCCTGCTTTGCTGCACAGTCAGTATTCGTCTCAGCCGGGTTTCGAAAATACCGCCTCAGTCATGACCATTCATAATATGGCGTATCAGGGGCGGTTCTGGCACTTCGATATGCCGCTGACCGGAATGGACTGGGCCTACTTCAACTACCATCAGATGGAATCGTGGGGAGATCTGAACCTGCTGAAAACCGGTATCGCGTTTTCTGATCAGGTGACAACGGTAAGTCCAACCTATGCGAAAGAGATCTGTACGCCTGACGGGGGATATGGGCTGGAAGGAACACTACGGCATCGGCAGAGTGATTTAAGCGGAATATTAAATGGTATTGACGATGATGTCTGGAATCCGGAGACGGACAAGCTTTTGCCGGCCAACTACACTTTCGACACCATCGCACAAGGAAAAGCCACCTGCAAGACGGCCCTTCAAAAACGCCTCGGCCTTGCCGAACGATCAGACGTTCCACTGCTGGGGATGGTCTCCCGAATGGCAGACCAGAAAGGATTCGACCTTGTCGCAGGCGCAGCAGAAAGACTGCTGTCCCGGGATATTCAAATGGCTTTTCTGGGGACTGGTGATCCGCATCATGAGAGCATGTTTCGTCAACTGGCAGCTGCTCATCCCGGAAAAGTTGCAGTGGAAATTGGCTTTGATGAATCACTGGCACATCAGATTGAGGCTGGCTCGGACATGTTCATGATGCCAAGCCGCTTTGAACCATGTGGATTGAATCAAATGTATAGCCTGAGGTATGGCACCGTGCCGATCGTCCGTAACGTGGGGGGGCTCGCCGATTCGGTCACCAATCTCGACATCGCCGGAAAGTCAATTTCAAAAGCCACCGGGTTTGCATTCAACGACTACAGCAGAGATGCATTTGCTCAGAGTGTTGAACAAGCCATTGACACCTGGGGAAAGCCGGACATCTGGAAGAAACTGGTCAGGAACGGGATGGCTAAGGATTGGTCCTGGCAGCGAAGCGCTGACGAATACGTCGGCATCTATCGAAAAGCACAGTCCCGGATCGCAGGGCGGCTCTCGGAAGGCCGTTGCTGAACGTACCAGGTTCGGTAATACCCAGGTTCGGTAACAGATTTCTTCCGCCGTGAGTCTACGCTCGCTCAATGGGAAAGGGAATAACCTGATCAATGCGCGTGCTTCCCGTCAGAAGCATTAACAGACGATCAAAGCCCAGGGCAACTCCCGAACATGCGGGGAGCCCGGACATCATCGCTGCACCCATTCGTTCGGCTCCCGGCAATACTCTGTTCTTGTGACACACTCGGAG from Planctomycetaceae bacterium includes the following:
- the glgA gene encoding glycogen synthase GlgA — its product is MNGLPAQRLRIVLAASEAVPFAKTGGLADVTGALAAALDRLGHDVVLILPDYFAVRQANSPRLPHVSSTGLKFSITMNGRVVEGSVNWTMLPGTSVRVLLIRQPEYFDRRQLYQEHGHGYVDNCERFCFFSRAVMEVCQQMVLRPDVIHCNDWQTGIIPALLHSQYSSQPGFENTASVMTIHNMAYQGRFWHFDMPLTGMDWAYFNYHQMESWGDLNLLKTGIAFSDQVTTVSPTYAKEICTPDGGYGLEGTLRHRQSDLSGILNGIDDDVWNPETDKLLPANYTFDTIAQGKATCKTALQKRLGLAERSDVPLLGMVSRMADQKGFDLVAGAAERLLSRDIQMAFLGTGDPHHESMFRQLAAAHPGKVAVEIGFDESLAHQIEAGSDMFMMPSRFEPCGLNQMYSLRYGTVPIVRNVGGLADSVTNLDIAGKSISKATGFAFNDYSRDAFAQSVEQAIDTWGKPDIWKKLVRNGMAKDWSWQRSADEYVGIYRKAQSRIAGRLSEGRC